The following proteins come from a genomic window of Terribacillus aidingensis:
- a CDS encoding DMT family transporter, translated as MRRKEHAITLLLSMCLCVSFSFIHPSWKVQGDWTLSSLAAVLFVIIFGTIVAFYFYLEGTTYIAAYKVSLLASVEPLSATFLSILWFHIPFGLAEWIGTILILSTIMILSIVKDDRK; from the coding sequence ATGAGAAGAAAGGAGCACGCAATTACGCTGCTCCTTTCTATGTGTTTGTGTGTTAGTTTCAGCTTCATACATCCATCATGGAAGGTACAAGGGGATTGGACATTATCTTCTCTAGCAGCTGTGCTATTTGTCATCATTTTCGGTACAATTGTTGCTTTTTATTTCTATCTGGAAGGTACAACATACATTGCAGCATACAAAGTGAGTCTGCTGGCTTCTGTGGAACCATTGTCTGCAACATTTCTTTCTATCTTATGGTTTCATATTCCATTTGGATTAGCCGAGTGGATAGGCACGATATTAATTTTAAGTACTATTATGATCTTATCGATAGTGAAGGATGACAGGAAGTAG